In Haliaeetus albicilla chromosome 14, bHalAlb1.1, whole genome shotgun sequence, one genomic interval encodes:
- the IL15RA gene encoding interleukin-15 receptor subunit alpha isoform X5: MARPLLPLLCGTVVLLLPWAAADTAPARCSRPKDVANAHIDVGNNTLLNTRLRYTCNPGYKRKAGTSSLIQCILREGSTEPNWTHTTLQCIRDPALPPQTPSPELPTVPHTEGTTQKAGTTDASPTSNPSPAATSGMPGAAGRSPTPPATDGPSLEKSTLPEMPPRLQTSTPGEGMAPGSSLGTTPLPTAPMDHAAVSIQTLASSIGLPVLVVAGIVTCCCWRMKTRTGQSYMVPVTAIPMVAPAAENDEMMPPGVFPTG, from the exons CGCCAGCGCGATGCAGCCGCCCCAAGGACGTGGCCAACGCGCACATCGACGTGGGCAACAACACGCTGCTCAACACCCGCCTGCGCTACACCTGCAACCCAGGCTACAAGCGCAAAGCTGGTACCTCCAGCCTCATCCAGTGCATCCTCCGCGAAGGTTCCACTGAGCCCAACTGGACCCACACCACGCTGCAATGCATCC GGGACCCGGCTCTACCTCCGCAAACCCCCAGCCCCGAGCTCCCGACCGTGCCGCACACCGAGGGGACGACCCAGAAGG CAGGAACCACCGATGCCAGCCCGACCTCCAACCCCTCTCCAGCAGCAACATCTGGGATGCCGGGAGCTGCTGGCCGGTCACCCACGCCACCAGCGACCGATGGGCCGTCACTGGAGAAGTCCACGCTGCCAGAGATGCCCCCACGGCTACAGACATCCACACCGGGAGAGGGGATGGCCCCAGGGTCATCTCTGGGGACAACCCCGCTGCCCACCGCCCCCATGGACCATGCTGCAG tcTCCATCCAGACCCTGGCCTCTTCCATTG GGCTCCCGGTGCTGGTGGTCGCCGGTATTgtgacctgctgctgctggaggatgAAAAC GCGCACGGGGCAGAGCTACATGGTGCCGGTGACGGCCATCCCCATGGTGGCTCCCGCTGCTGAGAACGATGAGATGATGCCGCCTGGcgtcttccccacgggctga
- the IL15RA gene encoding interleukin-15 receptor subunit alpha isoform X2: protein MARPLLPLLCGTVVLLLPWAAADTAPARCSRPKDVANAHIDVGNNTLLNTRLRYTCNPGYKRKAGTSSLIQCILREGSTEPNWTHTTLQCIRDPALPPQTPSPELPTVPHTEGTTQKGTTDASPTSNPSPAATSGMPGAAGRSPTPPATDGPSLEKSTLPEMPPRLQTSTPGEGMAPGSSLGTTPLPTAPMDHAAVSIQTLASSIGKPGKKLILASRGLFSLFFSLKALLGAVGGLCHGRRQCPRGRKNAAPRFPPRVGRAPCECAQSIFGCLRNHFA, encoded by the exons CGCCAGCGCGATGCAGCCGCCCCAAGGACGTGGCCAACGCGCACATCGACGTGGGCAACAACACGCTGCTCAACACCCGCCTGCGCTACACCTGCAACCCAGGCTACAAGCGCAAAGCTGGTACCTCCAGCCTCATCCAGTGCATCCTCCGCGAAGGTTCCACTGAGCCCAACTGGACCCACACCACGCTGCAATGCATCC GGGACCCGGCTCTACCTCCGCAAACCCCCAGCCCCGAGCTCCCGACCGTGCCGCACACCGAGGGGACGACCCAGAAGG GAACCACCGATGCCAGCCCGACCTCCAACCCCTCTCCAGCAGCAACATCTGGGATGCCGGGAGCTGCTGGCCGGTCACCCACGCCACCAGCGACCGATGGGCCGTCACTGGAGAAGTCCACGCTGCCAGAGATGCCCCCACGGCTACAGACATCCACACCGGGAGAGGGGATGGCCCCAGGGTCATCTCTGGGGACAACCCCGCTGCCCACCGCCCCCATGGACCATGCTGCAG tcTCCATCCAGACCCTGGCCTCTTCCATTGGTAAGCCGGGCAAAAAGCTTATTTTGGCAAGCAGGggcttattttctttattttttagctTAAAAGCCCTCCTCGGGGCTGTGGGAGGTTTATGCCATGGTCGACGGCAATGCCCCCGAGGGAGGAAGAATGCAGCACCCAGATTTCCTCCCAGGGTGGGGAGGGCACCTTGTGAATGCGCACAAAGCATTTTTGGCTGTTTGCGGAATCATTTCGCTTGA
- the IL15RA gene encoding interleukin-15 receptor subunit alpha isoform X4, whose translation MARPLLPLLCGTVVLLLPWAAADTAPARCSRPKDVANAHIDVGNNTLLNTRLRYTCNPGYKRKAGTSSLIQCILREGSTEPNWTHTTLQCIRKPSLGSQDAMRTREGGEFHHRRGRRGCRVTWVLPLMVSLCCVFPKGTRLYLRKPPAPSSRPCRTPRGRPRRQEPPMPARPPTPLQQQHLGCRELLAGHPRHQRPMGRHWRSPRCQRCPHGYRHPHRERGWPQGHLWGQPRCPPPPWTMLQSPSRPWPLPLGSRCWWSPVL comes from the exons CGCCAGCGCGATGCAGCCGCCCCAAGGACGTGGCCAACGCGCACATCGACGTGGGCAACAACACGCTGCTCAACACCCGCCTGCGCTACACCTGCAACCCAGGCTACAAGCGCAAAGCTGGTACCTCCAGCCTCATCCAGTGCATCCTCCGCGAAGGTTCCACTGAGCCCAACTGGACCCACACCACGCTGCAATGCATCCGTAAGCCCTCGCTCGGCAGCCAGGACGCGATGCGGaccagggaggggggagaattCCATCACCGACGCGGCAGAAGAGGATGCAGGGTGACATGGGTGCTGCCATTGATGGTGTCTCTGTGTTGTGTCTTCCCGAAGGGGACCCGGCTCTACCTCCGCAAACCCCCAGCCCCGAGCTCCCGACCGTGCCGCACACCGAGGGGACGACCCAGAAGG CAGGAACCACCGATGCCAGCCCGACCTCCAACCCCTCTCCAGCAGCAACATCTGGGATGCCGGGAGCTGCTGGCCGGTCACCCACGCCACCAGCGACCGATGGGCCGTCACTGGAGAAGTCCACGCTGCCAGAGATGCCCCCACGGCTACAGACATCCACACCGGGAGAGGGGATGGCCCCAGGGTCATCTCTGGGGACAACCCCGCTGCCCACCGCCCCCATGGACCATGCTGCAG tcTCCATCCAGACCCTGGCCTCTTCCATTG GGCTCCCGGTGCTGGTGGTCGCCGGTATTgtga
- the IL15RA gene encoding interleukin-15 receptor subunit alpha isoform X3, which yields MARPLLPLLCGTVVLLLPWAAADTAPARCSRPKDVANAHIDVGNNTLLNTRLRYTCNPGYKRKAGTSSLIQCILREGSTEPNWTHTTLQCIRKPSLGSQDAMRTREGGEFHHRRGRRGCRVTWVLPLMVSLCCVFPKGTRLYLRKPPAPSSRPCRTPRGRPRREPPMPARPPTPLQQQHLGCRELLAGHPRHQRPMGRHWRSPRCQRCPHGYRHPHRERGWPQGHLWGQPRCPPPPWTMLQSPSRPWPLPLVSRAKSLFWQAGAYFLYFLA from the exons CGCCAGCGCGATGCAGCCGCCCCAAGGACGTGGCCAACGCGCACATCGACGTGGGCAACAACACGCTGCTCAACACCCGCCTGCGCTACACCTGCAACCCAGGCTACAAGCGCAAAGCTGGTACCTCCAGCCTCATCCAGTGCATCCTCCGCGAAGGTTCCACTGAGCCCAACTGGACCCACACCACGCTGCAATGCATCCGTAAGCCCTCGCTCGGCAGCCAGGACGCGATGCGGaccagggaggggggagaattCCATCACCGACGCGGCAGAAGAGGATGCAGGGTGACATGGGTGCTGCCATTGATGGTGTCTCTGTGTTGTGTCTTCCCGAAGGGGACCCGGCTCTACCTCCGCAAACCCCCAGCCCCGAGCTCCCGACCGTGCCGCACACCGAGGGGACGACCCAGAAGG GAACCACCGATGCCAGCCCGACCTCCAACCCCTCTCCAGCAGCAACATCTGGGATGCCGGGAGCTGCTGGCCGGTCACCCACGCCACCAGCGACCGATGGGCCGTCACTGGAGAAGTCCACGCTGCCAGAGATGCCCCCACGGCTACAGACATCCACACCGGGAGAGGGGATGGCCCCAGGGTCATCTCTGGGGACAACCCCGCTGCCCACCGCCCCCATGGACCATGCTGCAG tcTCCATCCAGACCCTGGCCTCTTCCATTGGTAAGCCGGGCAAAAAGCTTATTTTGGCAAGCAGGggcttattttctttattttttagctTAA
- the IL15RA gene encoding interleukin-15 receptor subunit alpha isoform X1 encodes MARPLLPLLCGTVVLLLPWAAADTAPARCSRPKDVANAHIDVGNNTLLNTRLRYTCNPGYKRKAGTSSLIQCILREGSTEPNWTHTTLQCIRDPALPPQTPSPELPTVPHTEGTTQKAGTTDASPTSNPSPAATSGMPGAAGRSPTPPATDGPSLEKSTLPEMPPRLQTSTPGEGMAPGSSLGTTPLPTAPMDHAAVSIQTLASSIGKPGKKLILASRGLFSLFFSLKALLGAVGGLCHGRRQCPRGRKNAAPRFPPRVGRAPCECAQSIFGCLRNHFA; translated from the exons CGCCAGCGCGATGCAGCCGCCCCAAGGACGTGGCCAACGCGCACATCGACGTGGGCAACAACACGCTGCTCAACACCCGCCTGCGCTACACCTGCAACCCAGGCTACAAGCGCAAAGCTGGTACCTCCAGCCTCATCCAGTGCATCCTCCGCGAAGGTTCCACTGAGCCCAACTGGACCCACACCACGCTGCAATGCATCC GGGACCCGGCTCTACCTCCGCAAACCCCCAGCCCCGAGCTCCCGACCGTGCCGCACACCGAGGGGACGACCCAGAAGG CAGGAACCACCGATGCCAGCCCGACCTCCAACCCCTCTCCAGCAGCAACATCTGGGATGCCGGGAGCTGCTGGCCGGTCACCCACGCCACCAGCGACCGATGGGCCGTCACTGGAGAAGTCCACGCTGCCAGAGATGCCCCCACGGCTACAGACATCCACACCGGGAGAGGGGATGGCCCCAGGGTCATCTCTGGGGACAACCCCGCTGCCCACCGCCCCCATGGACCATGCTGCAG tcTCCATCCAGACCCTGGCCTCTTCCATTGGTAAGCCGGGCAAAAAGCTTATTTTGGCAAGCAGGggcttattttctttattttttagctTAAAAGCCCTCCTCGGGGCTGTGGGAGGTTTATGCCATGGTCGACGGCAATGCCCCCGAGGGAGGAAGAATGCAGCACCCAGATTTCCTCCCAGGGTGGGGAGGGCACCTTGTGAATGCGCACAAAGCATTTTTGGCTGTTTGCGGAATCATTTCGCTTGA